In bacterium, one genomic interval encodes:
- a CDS encoding cupredoxin domain-containing protein: MRRGLLVFGILTLALAALAEVHEVSIGDNLFSPAIVTVSPGDRVRWTNDGAHTHRTKSVDGLWDSGFLDPGETYTRTFNTSGSFDYNDPQYPYATGTVIVEPSGVAMTSWGVILSLYR; the protein is encoded by the coding sequence ATGAGAAGAGGATTGCTCGTATTCGGCATCCTCACCCTGGCGCTGGCGGCCCTGGCGGAGGTCCACGAGGTCAGCATCGGCGACAACTTGTTCAGTCCCGCGATAGTCACCGTCTCACCCGGAGACCGCGTCCGTTGGACCAACGACGGCGCGCACACGCACCGTACCAAATCCGTGGACGGGCTGTGGGACTCGGGATTTTTGGATCCCGGCGAAACGTACACCCGCACCTTCAACACCTCGGGCTCCTTCGATTACAACGACCCACAGTACCCCTACGCCACCGGGACCGTCATCGTGGAGCCCAGCGGTGTGGCGATGACCAGTTGGGGTGTAATCCTCAGCCTTTACCGCTAG
- a CDS encoding DUF1858 domain-containing protein, translating to MADKITRDTTMAELIGRSPRLAEAVKRITGSDCAGCPAAGDETLELYAILHGLDPDDLLRELNAVEP from the coding sequence ATGGCGGATAAAATCACCCGGGACACGACGATGGCCGAGCTCATCGGCCGCTCCCCGCGGCTGGCCGAGGCGGTAAAGCGGATAACCGGCTCAGACTGCGCCGGTTGTCCCGCAGCCGGGGACGAAACCCTGGAGCTCTACGCCATCCTCCACGGGCTCGATCCGGACGACCTTTTACGTGAGCTTAACGCCGTCGAGCCGTAG
- the glmM gene encoding phosphoglucosamine mutase: MFFRFSVSGARGIVGDGLDPKLALELSAAFSGILPTGPVILGRDSRTSGPALRRAVIAALTGCGRDVVDLGICPTPTVQLAVEWLRAAGGMIITASHNPAAWNGLKFVGARGTFIPPEELSRLKKIHSNGEYGWVSHDRIGSVSERKDLVARHVDEVVGLVDPRQIKNAGLNVVADCCRGAGGAVIPSLLEKLGVKFRCLGAETDGRFPRDPEPVPENLAELSQAVVESRADLGLAYDADVDRLALVGTDWKPIGEERTLQLACWALLDRGERGDLATNVSTSRGLDDVAARFGVKVHRTPVGEVNVVETIVEKNCLAGGEGNGGVIYPRLHLGRDALVATALIVEFLARSGKGILGLVEELPVYVMLKRKAPMPEERVLRRVYDRLRDVHPDAAFSELDGLRLDWGDRWLHLRPSGTEPIVRIFAEAPDEDTARGLVDGARAVLEAGDGG; this comes from the coding sequence TTGTTCTTCCGGTTTTCCGTTTCCGGGGCGCGGGGAATAGTGGGCGACGGCCTGGACCCCAAGCTGGCTCTCGAGCTCTCCGCAGCTTTCTCGGGGATTTTACCGACGGGTCCGGTGATCCTCGGCCGCGACAGCCGGACTTCGGGGCCGGCGCTCCGACGGGCCGTCATCGCCGCCTTGACGGGCTGCGGGCGGGATGTGGTGGATCTGGGCATCTGCCCCACCCCCACCGTGCAACTCGCCGTGGAGTGGCTACGGGCGGCCGGAGGGATGATCATCACCGCCAGCCACAACCCCGCCGCCTGGAACGGCCTGAAATTCGTCGGCGCGAGGGGGACCTTCATCCCGCCCGAGGAGCTCTCCCGGCTGAAGAAAATCCACTCCAACGGCGAGTACGGCTGGGTGTCCCACGACCGAATCGGATCCGTCTCCGAGAGAAAAGACCTCGTCGCCCGCCACGTGGACGAGGTGGTCGGGCTCGTGGACCCGAGGCAGATAAAAAACGCCGGCCTGAACGTGGTGGCCGACTGCTGCCGCGGGGCCGGCGGCGCGGTCATACCGAGCCTCCTGGAGAAGCTGGGGGTGAAGTTCCGCTGTCTCGGCGCCGAGACCGACGGGCGCTTCCCCCGCGACCCCGAGCCGGTGCCCGAGAACCTCGCCGAGCTGTCCCAGGCCGTGGTCGAATCGCGGGCCGACCTGGGGCTGGCCTACGACGCCGACGTGGATCGCCTGGCTCTGGTCGGGACCGATTGGAAGCCCATCGGAGAGGAGCGGACGCTGCAGTTGGCCTGCTGGGCCCTTTTGGACCGGGGCGAGCGGGGTGACCTGGCGACCAACGTCTCGACCAGCCGGGGCCTGGACGACGTGGCCGCCCGCTTCGGGGTGAAGGTCCACCGAACCCCCGTGGGCGAGGTGAACGTGGTCGAGACCATCGTCGAAAAAAACTGCCTCGCGGGGGGCGAGGGGAACGGCGGCGTCATCTACCCCCGCCTGCACCTTGGACGCGACGCCCTGGTCGCCACGGCGCTCATCGTCGAGTTCCTGGCCCGGTCGGGCAAGGGGATTCTGGGTCTCGTCGAGGAACTCCCCGTGTACGTGATGCTGAAGCGGAAGGCCCCTATGCCCGAGGAGAGAGTCCTGCGCCGGGTTTACGACCGCCTCCGGGACGTCCATCCCGACGCGGCTTTCTCGGAGCTGGACGGTCTCCGGCTGGACTGGGGGGACCGCTGGCTCCACCTGCGGCCCTCGGGGACCGAGCCCATCGTGCGCATCTTCGCCGAGGCGCCCGACGAGGACACGGCCCGCGGTCTGGTGGACGGGGCCCGGGCGGTTCTGGAGGCCGGCGATGGAGGATAG
- the tsaA gene encoding tRNA (N6-threonylcarbamoyladenosine(37)-N6)-methyltransferase TrmO — protein MEDSPSVVVRPCGVAHTPYTPEAQGPIQGVFREDVESRLEIFPPYDACLDGLEGYSHLIVLFHFHLVSERERTLVTKPYLYDHEVGAFACCSPRRPSGLGLDIVRLLRREGNVLVVAGGDMTDGSPILDIRPYIPEFHSFPDAELGWIRGRIPE, from the coding sequence ATGGAGGATAGCCCTTCCGTCGTCGTACGGCCCTGCGGCGTGGCCCACACCCCGTACACCCCCGAAGCGCAGGGGCCGATTCAGGGCGTCTTCCGCGAGGACGTCGAGTCGCGCCTGGAGATTTTCCCGCCCTACGACGCCTGTCTGGACGGCCTGGAGGGCTATTCCCACCTCATCGTCCTGTTCCACTTCCACCTCGTCTCCGAGCGGGAGCGCACCCTCGTGACCAAGCCCTACCTCTACGACCACGAGGTGGGCGCCTTCGCCTGCTGCTCGCCGAGGCGGCCGTCGGGGCTGGGGCTGGACATCGTCCGGCTGCTCCGCCGCGAGGGGAACGTGCTGGTCGTCGCCGGTGGGGACATGACCGACGGCAGCCCCATCCTGGACATCCGCCCCTACATCCCGGAATTTCACTCCTTCCCCGACGCCGAGCTGGGGTGGATTCGGGGCCGCATCCCCGAATAG
- a CDS encoding RidA family protein, giving the protein MQRHTVSTDEAPQAVGPYSQAVVSGGFVFTAGQIPLNLSTGELEQNDIETATRRVLANLDAVLRAAGSSLDRAVKLTVFMTDLGLFSRMNEVYAGFFKGDPPARSAVQVGALPRGAVIEIEAVAVLEG; this is encoded by the coding sequence ATGCAGCGCCACACCGTATCCACCGACGAGGCTCCGCAAGCGGTAGGCCCTTACAGCCAGGCGGTCGTGTCTGGAGGCTTCGTCTTCACGGCGGGCCAGATTCCGCTCAATCTCTCCACGGGCGAGCTCGAGCAGAACGACATCGAGACGGCCACCCGGCGCGTCTTGGCGAACCTGGACGCGGTTCTGCGAGCCGCCGGAAGCTCCCTGGATCGGGCGGTCAAGCTCACCGTTTTCATGACCGACCTGGGGCTTTTCTCCAGGATGAACGAGGTTTACGCCGGGTTTTTTAAAGGGGACCCGCCCGCGCGCTCGGCGGTCCAGGTCGGAGCCCTCCCCAGGGGGGCCGTCATCGAAATCGAGGCCGTGGCCGTCCTCGAGGGCTGA
- a CDS encoding DUF6569 family protein — translation MRIRHFLIVLVVFVALGFLGSLSAQENESPSQNAGEPQLEQVSNLCAEPEATLEPLDTDTLAALAGGLRLGSPERVGGAWVFPLYLDKPGTREYLTLAEAGEEGLLGVNELESAEVNAVELVWETKRPLFIMAGQMIRGAKQDRVFARDVLVIGQGRGPLPVYCVESGRWTSGPTAFTAAKMVVGNEVRGAVNLQADQGTVWSKVSEVQESVGRYSETSAYRVVLEDSVVSGIAGDLGDIFNGFAEDGACGVLLFGGGYVLGLDVFDNAALFGDLSGELGVAYATQVAVLDEEPGHPEPGKLVKEFLGDLGGLATFTYPGETVGEGEFVVVNDGHLSGGFLNTDGGIVHLMLTQSAPE, via the coding sequence ATGCGGATACGGCATTTTCTCATCGTTCTCGTCGTCTTCGTCGCCCTGGGCTTCCTGGGGTCGCTCTCGGCCCAGGAAAACGAGTCCCCGTCGCAGAACGCCGGCGAGCCGCAACTGGAACAGGTGTCCAACCTCTGCGCGGAGCCCGAGGCGACCCTGGAACCACTCGACACCGACACCCTCGCGGCCCTGGCCGGCGGGCTCAGGCTCGGCTCCCCGGAGCGGGTGGGAGGGGCTTGGGTCTTCCCACTGTACCTGGATAAACCCGGGACGCGGGAGTACCTCACCCTGGCCGAGGCCGGGGAGGAGGGCCTCCTGGGAGTCAACGAGCTGGAGTCGGCGGAGGTGAACGCGGTGGAGCTCGTCTGGGAGACGAAGAGGCCGCTCTTCATCATGGCCGGCCAGATGATCCGCGGGGCGAAGCAGGACCGGGTCTTCGCCCGGGACGTGCTCGTGATCGGTCAGGGGCGCGGTCCCCTGCCCGTTTACTGCGTGGAGTCCGGCCGCTGGACCAGCGGACCGACGGCGTTCACCGCGGCCAAGATGGTGGTCGGCAACGAGGTTCGCGGCGCGGTGAACCTCCAGGCCGACCAGGGGACGGTCTGGTCCAAGGTCTCCGAGGTGCAGGAGAGCGTGGGCCGGTACTCCGAAACGTCGGCCTACCGGGTTGTGCTCGAGGACTCGGTGGTGAGCGGCATCGCCGGGGATTTGGGGGATATTTTCAACGGGTTCGCCGAGGACGGCGCCTGCGGCGTGCTGCTCTTCGGCGGGGGGTACGTGCTGGGGCTGGACGTGTTCGATAACGCGGCGCTCTTCGGCGATCTGTCCGGGGAGCTGGGCGTGGCCTACGCGACCCAGGTGGCGGTCCTGGATGAGGAGCCCGGCCATCCCGAACCGGGGAAGCTGGTGAAGGAGTTTTTGGGGGATTTGGGCGGTCTGGCGACCTTCACCTACCCCGGCGAGACCGTGGGCGAGGGCGAGTTCGTCGTCGTCAACGACGGCCACCTCTCCGGGGGTTTCCTGAATACGGACGGCGGGATCGTCCACCTGATGCTGACGCAGTCGGCGCCCGAATGA
- a CDS encoding DUF1858 domain-containing protein: protein MIIEDVVRKYPKTIPVFMAHGLHCIGCHIANYETIEQGALGHGLDDVANLLKDLNETAADTGGN from the coding sequence ATGATCATCGAGGACGTCGTCCGGAAGTACCCGAAGACCATCCCCGTCTTCATGGCCCACGGCCTGCACTGCATCGGCTGCCACATCGCCAACTACGAGACCATCGAGCAGGGCGCCCTGGGCCACGGCTTGGACGACGTCGCGAACCTGTTGAAGGACCTGAACGAAACCGCCGCGGACACGGGCGGCAACTGA